TCAGCGGTTAATTGATTTATAGTAAAATTTTAAAAGATTTAGGAGGGAAAATCGCAGGAATCCAACTGGAAGGACATTCTCCCAAGGACCTAGGTTCGAAAGGCGAAAATCTTTTGTGTGCAGGAGTCTCTACTCTGGTTCAGAGTGCTCACTCGTATTTGGCATCACAAGACAGTTTGGAAACGGAAGAAAAACGAGAAGGATACCTAAGGTTTTTAGTGAAAAAGGACCAAAGAGCTGGCTACCAAAGCCTACTTTCGATGGTTGCTTTTGGTTTAGAATCTTTGAAAAACTCTCATTCCGCAGCGATTTCCATCCACGACGAAATAATAAAGGGGTAAACAATGGCTACAAAGAAAGGTGGTGGATCCACAAAGAACGGTCGTGATTCGGTATCGAAAAGACTTGGTGTAAAAGTTTACGGTGGCCAACAAGCCATTGCTGGGAACATTATTGTTCGCCAAAGAGGAACTGAATACAAACCAGGAAAAAACGTAGGGATTGGTCGTGACCATACTCTGTATGCACTCGTTGACGGTGTTGTAACTTTCGAACACGTAACTAGAGAAAGACAACAAATCTCCGTTTACCCGAAAGTATAAGCCTCTCCTACAAATGTGAGAGGACAAAACCCGTTTTAGGATCTCCCTTGAACGGGTTTTTTTTTGACTAAAGGAAATTATGAGCGGATTTATCGACGAAGTACCCATTCAAATTCGAGCCGGACACGGAGGGGCAGGTTCTGTCCATTTCCATAAAGAGAAATTTGTCGAGTTTGGAGGACCTGACGGTGGCGATGGTGGCAAAGGCGGTGATGTTATTTTTGTCGCCGAAGGTAGAATGATGACCTTGGAAAACTATCTCCCCGATCGGATGTATGCCGCAGAAGACGGAGGACCAGGCCTTGGTCAAAACCGAAATGGAAAAAATGGAGAAGACTTAATCCTAAAAGTACCTGTGGGAACCCAGATCATTGACGCAGTCACTATGGAACTTGTATATGATTTCAATGCCGACGGTGAAAGTTTTACCATAGCCAAGGGTGGCCGGGGTGGCAAAGGGAATACCTTTTTTAAAACTTCTGTCCAACAAGCACCTCGTTATAGCCAACCTGGCGAAGAAGGTGGTGAACTTTCTCTAATCTTAGAATTAAAGTTACTTGCTGATATTGGAATTGTTGGTTTGCCTAATGCTGGTAAGTCGACCTTACTTGCCAAGATTACTCATGCCCATCCTAAAATTGCAGGATATGCCTTCACTACCCTATCCCCTAACCTTGGTGTGGTGCATAGACACGAAGATTTGTTTCGTTATACTGTGGCAGATATTCCAGGGATCATTGAAGGGGCATCCAAAGGTGTGGGC
This genomic window from Leptospira bandrabouensis contains:
- the obgE gene encoding GTPase ObgE, with the translated sequence MSGFIDEVPIQIRAGHGGAGSVHFHKEKFVEFGGPDGGDGGKGGDVIFVAEGRMMTLENYLPDRMYAAEDGGPGLGQNRNGKNGEDLILKVPVGTQIIDAVTMELVYDFNADGESFTIAKGGRGGKGNTFFKTSVQQAPRYSQPGEEGGELSLILELKLLADIGIVGLPNAGKSTLLAKITHAHPKIAGYAFTTLSPNLGVVHRHEDLFRYTVADIPGIIEGASKGVGLGISFLKHIERVQGILFLFDGGNLQLEEELEMLRSELGNYNQSLLNKKFLIVINKMDIWDNDPSFTEEIQKNYSHLGEIICISADKESNLEYLLERIDKVFFPEKAKLVYENT
- a CDS encoding ribosomal-processing cysteine protease Prp, yielding MIYSKILKDLGGKIAGIQLEGHSPKDLGSKGENLLCAGVSTLVQSAHSYLASQDSLETEEKREGYLRFLVKKDQRAGYQSLLSMVAFGLESLKNSHSAAISIHDEIIKG
- the rpmA gene encoding 50S ribosomal protein L27, producing the protein MATKKGGGSTKNGRDSVSKRLGVKVYGGQQAIAGNIIVRQRGTEYKPGKNVGIGRDHTLYALVDGVVTFEHVTRERQQISVYPKV